The DNA window ATTCTCACTAGTCACTCGTACACCTTTTAAAGTTTCAGACTTTTTGGTTGCGGCCCCCATCatccatcttcatctttctcCCATGAATCCCACTATAGCATAATGGTGAGGCAAACAATTGAACCTTGTCACGTAGATTAAGTGGATAAAACTTCAATGACTAAGCTGGGTTTATCTTCAACTAAGAAAcccatgacttttttttttccatgaaatAAGTCTACCGATTAGACGAGATTTGGCTGGTGCTGTGCAATGCATGTATATGTCAATCGCCTTCATTAACATTAGGGTAAAGTATAGACTTTTCCTTGATCacgggaaagaaaaaaataaagatttgatTGTCAGTAATGTTAGGCTATATAGATAAGAGAGATAAGGGTGATGTGGAGGCCTTATCACTGTTATCAGCATTGTTCTCTAAATCAAGCCTGCAGAAGGAAAATTCACTGGGAAATGGGACACATCCGTTCCCCTGAAAATGACCAGTATATCCGTCACAATCTTTCATTTTAATTTCAGATAGAGAAATACATTCAAATTTTGGTTTGACATGCATTATTGGCAAAGATGCGGATCCAAGACTTGAAAAATGACAAAGTTatgggaaaagaaaacaaaatccttGCTGGAAGCAGGCAGGAAAGAAATGTTGGTAGACACAAACATCTTATATTCCTTCTCTTTCGCTTTTTCCAGAAAGATCAGGGATATTTTTCAATCTGAGAATATTGCGTTGATATTTTTCATATATGAATTAGGAACCAAGAGTCCCAAACTTTAATGATAATAAGCAAAAGCAAACCAAAATGGTTGTTACATATAGTCTGGGGTTAAACCTCCAAATAGCGACTGAAAATGATAGTGGGGCTGTGGTCCCAGTCACTTAATTGCATTCTGGTGAACTGGGAAGTCCTCCTTTAAGCACATAAGAGGCAGCAAAAGTCGATATCCCTGCTTGATTCAACCACTGTGTAGTCTCTAAATAGATAACAGAAACTGTTTCTATTTCATAGCAGAGAAGAAACTTTGAGGCATAGTTCGAAATAAGTTAATAAACCCAGTCAGGAATAATCCACTTTTCGAAGtttcatataaataaaatttagaatgtaacttagACGAATCTCAGTGCCATAGCCGATGCAATTCTTTTTTAGACTTTACATACGGGAAAAAATGCAGGGAGTGTCACCTTCACTCAAGACCATCCCTTCAACACTCTTGAAATCGAATTAATGGTTTTAGGAGTTGTTCGACAACAGCCTCCAATCAGTTGAGCTCCCATATCCCGCCACCTTGTTGCAAATAACTCAAACTTGTCGTCATCAAAACATGTTGATTGCTGTCAATCCATATCAATAGTAATAAATCAGATGATAAACCTAGACCCTAAAtcataacaacaaaaaaatttgcgAGGATTTCATAGGAAATGATAATCCTCGTCACCAACTCACAATAAACGACAATAGATAACACGAATTATGGATAAGTTAATCACTCACCAGCCATATTTTAGCCTTGCCATCCCATACCTCACCACTATTGGGATAAACAACTATCAACTTGTCGGTCAACTGCAGTAATACAGAAGTTGCTACGAAATTAGAATGATGAAGTATTGCTAGAACATAAATGACTACACAGCAACCCATTTTATCCAGTACTTGGTGACTCATTTACCTCCCTGAATTTGCAGACGAGGCTTTCAATAAAATGTGGAGGCGAACAATTTATTCCAACAGCATTTACTTTGTTGCTCTTATTTATTATATCCAGGCATTCCTTAAAAGTCTCTCCTGAAGGAGCGTTCTCACCATCAACCGAGCTGAAGCAAATCCAAGATGGAATCTTGATGTTCTCTTCTTCAAGTAACTCAACACAGGCCTGTACATTATATTCAGATAATATGATGCTATTAAGAGAAAAAGTAAAACCTGAGAAGTTCTCACTGGCAGCAATTAAAAGCACTGAAAGATTTATTTTTCTATCATGTGAATAAATTGTTTACAAGACACCCAACTCGAATAAGGAGATTATAAGGAACAAAAGCCGATATTCtcttattttatcattttatataGAGATAATAGTTGCATTGTCAATTTGTCATAATAAAGTAGGAAGTTGGAAAAGCAGACCTGAGCTTCAAGTTTATTGGGGATAGTCTCAAAGGCCAGCAAATCAGGACCTGCTTGAGCAAGAACTTGCAATCTGCGTCGGTGAAAATCCTTCATCTTATCCAAAGTAACATCTGGGCCATAGCAGCCACTAAAGAAAATATATCATGAAATTAATAGAAAATTTGACCAAGTATGTTCAAGATGTTAATGTAACTAGTCAAAAACACAGAAGACCCATGCTCTATATGTAATAAACAAGGTAGAGAGACAGATATTTGGTTGGCACCTGTACTCTGACCCATCAGCAAGATAAGCTCCATAGCTTCCAATGGAAGCTGCAACCAATGCACGATTATAGTTTTGTCCAGGACTAGGGGTATCTTTTACAGAGCCCCAGAACTCATCTCGAGCTTCAATAGCCAGTTTAACACTCTTCTCCAACAGCAACTCACTTTCTCCAATGGAAAGCCCCTGGGACAGAAATCCAGGGATGGTGGCCTACATATGTAGGGAAAGAAATACATTGGAAGCACAGaagacaaaaacaaatgaaagacAAGAGTAAGATTCAAACTGGCATTTCTTTCGCCACTATACGTCATACCGAATTCAAATTTTTGAAAccatattatttaattatgcaATCACAGAAAGACAATTTTCAGTATTATGAAGGAAATAGGTACAAACAAGAATACAAAGAAATATGAAAAGACCAATGAGTTCACTACTCATCTCTAGTCATCTAATATATAAGCAATCTATTCGTGATAGAACCTCAAACAGTCACAACATATTGCAATATTTTCCTATAATTACTTCttggaacaaaaaaagaaagggggGACAAAGAAAGAAAGGCGTCATAAGGTACAGggaatttctttaaaaaatgttCATGATTGCTGATCGAACAATGCAGTTCactaataaaactaaaactctTATGCAGTTGTTAATAAATTGAATCATCAAAGGACAAAAAAGATGTTCTTCTACCCCCGTACCGTGAACTCCTGCTCGAGTTTTATGCTATGCACCggcatcaaatattcaaatggtaATGTCATTTAAAAGCTTTCTTTGAATAAACTAACAAATATTGTAGACATGTTGATTCGAACACCAGTATATTGAATTGCTATGTGTACCTCATAGTCAACAAAATCAGAGTCCATCAGATCTCCGTAAGACTACAGAGGAAATCAGAAGCGAAAATCATATTGAAATCGACAattgtggcaaaaaaaaaaacacaaacctgATATGAAGAGGTCAACAAAATATCCGCACCGGCCTCCAAGTATTCGAGGTGAACCTgcacatcaatttctcaaaaacctCAAACCCTGAAAAGAAACAAACTCCGAATACACACCAAaccaacaagaaaaagaagagagaaacgaATCAATAAGAAATGCAGACCCGGCGAATGAGGTGAGGTTCATTGATCAGGCAAAGGGCGCTCCAGAGAGCTTCGTTGAAGGAAGCGCCGTGCCTCTTAAGCTGGGTGCCTAATCCCCCATCGATCACCGCGCATCCACCGGCATTCTCTATCAAATCATCGAGCAATGTCTTTGATTTCGCCTCGAACCCCATCTCCCTTTCAGCTCTATGTTCTCCTTTGTTTGCTCTCTATCTCTGTCTCTGGACTTGTCTCTATTAAAAATGTGCCGTCACAAATAGCAACAGGGGAACTGTGAATTTGGACGATATGGGGGGCGGTTTTAGGGTTATCGTGAATTTGGACAACCATGGAAGTCAGGTTCTCAAATCGTATACATAACCTTGCCGGGCCTATCCCTCCAATAAAACAGGAATAGAATAAGATTtgtcttttttgtattttctaggGGTATGAGTATgatctttattttgtttgttttccccAAACTGGATCCCAACTGTCCAAGGAAAATCAGATTGTttgactttgaattttgatccatGAACAGAAGAGTATGGCCATTAAAATGTTGAATGATGCTCAAAAGTAGTTTATAAGTAACAACATAAGGACCAACTCTTGAGTTGATTTAATagacaatcgattgagttagatataaatataattttttgtgatatttaaaaaaaaaaaaggaacaaagtAAGGGATGCCAAGATCCTTGATTTGAAATCATAATGtcgtttatttgattttttttttattcaatttatctAACTCAGTGGAGTACGATGTCATTCAACGATTGTCTGGTGTAATATATTGTTGTCCGCGAATATTCGGCAAACGCCATTGtttgaattttcctttttttagttCTCATGTGATCAATCTTTATGATAGTTTTAGTGTCTTAAAGCTtcaaattttcttatttttttgataaatgaatATAATTCGAtctatgatttttattttttattttttttttgaaagtaagAACGTAAGGGAacgctttgaagtttgaaggaaggaaaaaaaatcttgaccaGACAACCTAGAGGTTGGTGAGAAAAGGCATGGGTTTGGTGGCAACACCCATGATGTCGATGTCTTGAATTTTGCTGTCCTATTTCAACAACCTAATTCACCAACTTTGGCAAAATCTTTGACATAATTATTTACAGAATTCAATTAGAGGAGATGACTGCAATCATATCATATTGTTGGATCGGAAATCATCTATttttgttgaatagagtcaaagatttacccaagatttactttattgattgaagactttattgacaaactcaatattgattgaagactttccttaattgaagattcggcaatcaatattgatttgtctaagttcataattgatgcctcaattgttgactaattgatgcctcaattgttgactaattgatgcctcaattgttgactttgatagtgactttgatagagattgtaattacgtagatcattgattgtaaaccaatgtaatagctatatataggtgtttcccattTCAATAAAAGtatttgattgcaaaattaagttggtatcaGAGGCAAGGTTCTCTttaacatactacctctccatcaccgtagctactaggggccgactgctccaaccatccgacagaagccgattgcttcgtccataacaggtgccgattgcaccattgaaccagaatctcatccagaaattacaaacaactcatggctgaatccggtgctcttatagttccacctgtggtgacgccaactcaagaaccaacctctattccttatgggatcaaactgaatggctcaaatttcactctttggtctcaggtggttactatgttcgttgctggacgaggaaagatggaatatctcaaaggtacaacctcgaaacctactgttagtgactctacatataacaagtggatgatggaggatgctactgtaaaaggctggcttattggctctatggaggccgatataatgaatctttttattcgtttacccactgcgaatgatgtttgggatgctgtgtctcaaacatattttgagggtgctgataaatctattttgtatgatctgtctcgaaaagctatgacaactaagcaggcagggcgacctgtggcttcatactattccgatcttaaggttatttggcaggagcttgatcatcgtcgtccaattacctttactcagccagatgtgattaagactcgaatggctgaaattgatgaagatcgagtctattcttttttggctgggcttgatgatatatatgattctgttcggggagatattcttcgtactaatcctctacctggacctgataatgctttctcaactgtgagacgtgaagaacttcgccggaatacaatgatgtcttcagaagttcctcagatggctatggcagttcgaaaatatggaactccaacaagttctttgtcactgtcagtacctactggtggtaaatgtactcattgcggcagcaccaaacatattgtagatacttgcttcaaaaagcatggatatcccgagtggtggcaggctcacaaagagcgattacaagctcgaaaaggtggtaaagttgcgctatgcacctcacctacagtcccaatggcaccgactccttcttcaatggataccatggcttccactactccagttgatatcactcactctgtggtagatcctactcttctccaacagtcaggtagtgttggtctagcccttcttgcaacaaattctgaaaaagatcccggttggattcttgactctggtgcgactaatcatatgacctttgatgcgtccttactacatgatgcttgtttaccaaattgctctactgtcaccaatgccaatggtgtttcatatccggttacgggcgctggaagggttaacttaactccttcattatccttggagcacactttattgattcctgctctttccaataatcttttatctgtgccacaagttactacacaactaaattgtttagtattaatatatcctactttttgtttccttcaggatctctgcagcggggagataattgggcgtggtactaagagagagggattatattatgtggaagatgttagtatgggacgatctctatcagcaaaagggtcttctagggcatcagaagatcagattcggttatggcatcatcgtttgggtcatgtctcctttgggtacttgaaatatttatttcctactttattttctacatgtgaaccttccaattttcagtgtgatacatgtgttttggccaagagtcatcgtgctacttattctgatagtactaataaaagagttctgccttttgcgttggttcattcggatgtttggggacctgcccctgttactacttctactggctttagatggtttgtattatttattgatgattgcactcgtatgacttggctttaccttatgcgtcataagagtgatgtggctgcttgcttccgcacgtttcataccatgatcaaaacacaattctctactaatttacaagttcttcgatctgataatggtggtgaatttgtaaatcaggagttacaagcttattttcagactcatggaattttgcatgaaaccacttgtccttatacaccacaacagaatggtgttgctgagcgccgaaacagacaaattttggagattacacgtgctgcccttattggagcccacatggcaccacgtttttgggaagaagctgttaccacagctgtatatcttttgaatagggtacccactcgtgttctacaatttcagacaccacttgataaattggcatcctatgtaacactgccatcgcacctcacacttcctccccgggtgtttggttgtgttgtgtttgtacatttacagaaacatctccgcacgaaacttgatccttgtgccctcaagtgtgtatttgtcggttatcatccttcacaaaagggttatcgttgttttcatcctcctacaagtaagttctatgttactatggatgtcaccttttctgaacatgaaatgtttttttcttcacccaattccacgcttccgggcccgagtggtgatactgttgttgaagctccaaattggatggagttgtttcctgatccactgtgtgttgccgatactgttgctgaagctccctctctctcatcttcgctagtacccactcccgatactcctcgtacagatcctcctgaggtaagcattgagtctgatgttaatactaacaatatttgtgataatacttgtgtctcgattgaaactgacagatacgtactcccaccaagaagtactcgtggtgttccaccagatagattttcaccagaggttgtgcgaaaagtgaaatatcctattgctcagtatgcatccactcaccgactgtcaaaggaatgccgaagctttgtcagtaatatgactgtcatagatattcctactaaagtgcaagaggcgttgttggatccaaaatgggcaactgcaatgactgaggagatgacagcacttgagaaaaatcaaacttgggaattggtggagttgccgaaaggaaaaaaagctgttggttgtaggtgggtgtacaccgtcaagtgcaagcctgatggttcggttgataggtataaagctagacttgtggctaaaggattcacccagacgtatggggttgattatcaggaaacgtttgctcctgttgcaaaaattaatacggttcgagtcctaatatccctagctgcaaattttgattggcctctacaacaatatgatgtaaaaaatgcttttttacatggtgagctacaagaagaagtttatatgtctctgcccccaggatatgaagctccaggtgatcaaagtgtcgtgtgtaaactgaagaaagccttatacgggttgaaacaatctcctcgagcttggtttggtcgattccgacttgctatgagaagattcggctataagcaaagtaatgcagatcacactttatttttgaaaagagttggtcataaattaacggctctcattatttatgttgacgacatggtagtgacaggcaatgattctgaagaaatgcgtaaactgagagactatttgtcaactgaatttgatatgaaggatttgggaggattaaaatattttttgggcattgaagttgttcgttctgagcaaggaatatttttatcccaacgaaagtatgtgcttgacttattaacagaaactggtatgcttggatgtcagccaattggatctcctatggaacaaaatcatggattggaagagtcttcgaatcaaacttcaatagacaaattacgatatcaaaggttagttgggcgtttaatctatttgtctcatacgaggccagatattgcatatgcggtcagtgttgtgagtagatttatgcacaatcctggtaaacaacatatggatgcagttattagaattctgagatatttaaaatctgcaccgggaaaaggcttacttttttctaagaatgggcatgcagacgtatggggctataccgactcagattgggcaggtaaaggagaccgaagaagatcaaccactgggtatttaacttttgttggaggaaatctggttacttggagaagtaaaaagcaaaaagttgtctcattgtctagtgcagaagccgaatacagagcaatggtgaaaggtatttgtgagttgttatggctcaaacggcttatggaggagctgagtttgtccattaaaagaccaatgaaattgtattgtgataatcagttagcaattaaaattgctgagaacccagtgcaacatgatcggactaaacatgtggaaattgataggaatttcgtgtatgaaaagctagaagaaaaaataattgaagttccgtatatgaagaccgaagatcagttggctgatgtgttaaccaagggagtgtcaaattcagtgtttgctgattcacttgtcaagctgggcatgtacgatgtctatgcaccaccttgagggggagtgttgaatagagtcaaagatttacccaagatttactttattgattgaagactttattgacaaactcaatattgattgaagactttccttaattgaagattcggcaatcaatattgatttgtctaagttcataattgatgcctcaattgttgactaattgatgcctcaattgttgactttgatagtgactttgatagagattgtaattacgtagatcattgattgtaaaccaatgtaatagctatatataggtgtttcccattTCAATAAAAGtatttgattgcaaaattaagtattTTAACACGATTATTTTAAGGCATGGTTTTGAAGAGAACCATGTGTGCAAGAATTTCAAGAGTTTACTTTGTTCAAATACATGAGAATGAGAAATGACTTTAATGTGAGCATCTCTTGAAGCTTGCTGAATGTGGTGCAGTCCATGAATGAGTTCACATGATTGCTTATAATAGTAAGGTTTGAGCTTGAAGATTTTAGCTCATGGGCACCCAAGTTTTGTGAATAGAATAATATGCTCATGCAAGTGTGGCTAACCATGCTACTGGAGCCGGCCGACATAAAATAAAGATACAAGAATTACTACTTCCTTATGAAAGAAATTATTTCATCTTGAGAGGCTTTTTGTCCGAATTACCAAAAGCAATTGTGAGAGACAAGTCAATCTTAAGGACACAATGTGTAACGCTAGACTTGATCAATTTTTTCATATTATTGTATTCCGCAAGGGATAGGAGatgctggaatgattccaacTGAAATCATAAATCTAAACCGTTGGATGCATCTTGTGCTATAAACTAAACACCTAATTGACATCATGAACCGACGGTTTAAATGTACAGATTTCAGCTGGAATCAGAATCATTCCAACCCCCATCCCATTCCTCAATCAGGTTCCTGTTATGCATGAATTTGTTCATTTTAATTAAGGCAATTGCAATTGAatctattttttcaatttttgttgttcttttcgtgtaagaaaattttttttaaaaaaaaatctaagagTGCGACTTaagtctattttatttaatattcaaATTAGTAAGAGATCGGACGCAAGTTCCATGTTCGGACTCCAACCAGCTGGTATAAGTTGGAATTGTGACAATATAATTGATGTGCTGATATGTTGTCGAGATGGAACTTGGAAGTACCGACAACATGGCTGGATCGGGGGCCTTTGTATCTGTCATGGACGCAACAACTGTGTATGTGAATGTGATTAGCGAGAATAGTAGTCAAGGTTGCAATGCAAGCTAGCCATGTAATGGCATACTGGATCGAGCCAGACATCACCTACATTTTTACCAGATATATATCACATGCAATTCTTTGCAATTTGCTCAAATGTCGTGTATGT is part of the Tripterygium wilfordii isolate XIE 37 chromosome 7, ASM1340144v1, whole genome shotgun sequence genome and encodes:
- the LOC120001644 gene encoding homocysteine S-methyltransferase 1, whose translation is MGFEAKSKTLLDDLIENAGGCAVIDGGLGTQLKRHGASFNEALWSALCLINEPHLIRRVHLEYLEAGADILLTSSYQATIPGFLSQGLSIGESELLLEKSVKLAIEARDEFWGSVKDTPSPGQNYNRALVAASIGSYGAYLADGSEYSGCYGPDVTLDKMKDFHRRRLQVLAQAGPDLLAFETIPNKLEAQACVELLEEENIKIPSWICFSSVDGENAPSGETFKECLDIINKSNKVNAVGINCSPPHFIESLVCKFRELTDKLIVVYPNSGEVWDGKAKIWLQSTCFDDDKFELFATRWRDMGAQLIGGCCRTTPKTINSISRVLKGWS